The following coding sequences lie in one Isoptericola variabilis 225 genomic window:
- the mshD gene encoding mycothiol synthase — translation MRIAPPLEIGPLDPAAQDAVRALAAAAERADGVAPLSEQSLLALDVDSETVTHAVAHDKHGATIGYLQVDRGGDVASAELVVLPDRRRNGVGSLLLRTAERDARLPSRSGAPDQRGLALRVWAHGDLPAARAFAAARGYSVVRELLFLARPLDPAPAAAELPAGYAVRTFRPGDDDEAWVALNARAFASHPEQGRLTVDDLHRRAREPWFDPAGFFLLTDPDGRLVGYHWTKIEPGQPAGSSDGEVYALGIDPDAQGRGLAGPLTAVGLAHLAAAGCTRAVLYVDGDNERAVRTYERAGFTRAAVDVQYARI, via the coding sequence ATGCGCATCGCTCCCCCGCTCGAGATCGGCCCGCTCGACCCCGCCGCCCAGGACGCCGTCCGCGCCCTCGCGGCGGCGGCCGAGCGGGCCGACGGCGTCGCCCCCCTGTCCGAGCAGTCGCTCCTCGCCCTCGACGTCGACTCCGAGACCGTCACGCACGCGGTCGCGCACGACAAGCACGGGGCCACGATCGGCTACCTGCAGGTCGACCGCGGCGGCGACGTCGCGAGCGCCGAGCTGGTCGTCCTCCCGGACCGGCGGCGCAACGGGGTGGGCAGCCTGCTGCTGCGCACGGCCGAGCGCGACGCGCGCCTGCCCAGCCGCTCCGGCGCCCCGGACCAGCGCGGCCTGGCCCTGCGCGTCTGGGCCCACGGCGACCTGCCCGCCGCGCGCGCGTTCGCCGCGGCCCGGGGGTACTCCGTCGTGCGCGAGCTCCTGTTCCTCGCGCGGCCGCTCGACCCCGCGCCGGCCGCGGCCGAGCTGCCCGCGGGGTACGCGGTCCGCACCTTCCGCCCGGGGGACGACGACGAGGCGTGGGTCGCGCTCAACGCGCGCGCGTTCGCGTCGCACCCGGAGCAGGGACGGCTCACGGTCGACGACCTGCACCGCCGCGCGCGCGAGCCGTGGTTCGACCCGGCGGGCTTCTTCCTCCTGACGGACCCCGACGGTCGCCTCGTCGGCTACCACTGGACCAAGATCGAGCCGGGCCAGCCGGCAGGCTCGAGCGACGGCGAGGTGTACGCCCTGGGCATCGACCCGGACGCGCAGGGCCGCGGGCTCGCGGGGCCGCTCACCGCCGTCGGGCTGGCGCACCTCGCCGCGGCCGGCTGCACCCGGGCGGTGCTCTACGTCGACGGCGACAACGAGCGTGCCGTGCGCACGTACGAGAGGGCGGGATTCACGCGGGCCGCGGTGGACGTGCAGTACGCCAGGATCTGA